GGGCGTAATTCGGCCAGTATCTTACCTTCACCCGTCTTGCCCAGAATCTCGAGCTTAAAGATGTCTTGCAAAACGACGGTATCACCTTCCATGCCCTGCACTTCGGTGATATAGGCCACCTTGCGTGAACCATCTTCGAGGCGGGTTTGCTGGACAATCAGATCAATTGCCGAGGCGATCTGTTCACGAATAACCTTTAGCGGCATTTCCATACCCGCCATCAGCGCCATTGTTTCCATACGAGCGATAGCGTCGCGTGGCGTATTTGCGTGCAGGGTAGTCAACGAGCCATCGTGGCCGGTATTCATTGCCTGCAACATGTCAAGCGTCTCACCACCACGGCATTCGCCAATCACAATCCGCTCCGGTCGCATACGCAGTGAGTTGATCACCAGGTCGCGGATCGTCACCCGCCCGGTACCGTCGATCTCCGGTGGTTTGGCTTCGAGGCGAACCACGTGATCCTGGGCCAGTTGAAGCTCGGCGCTGTCTTCAATCGTTACGATACGTTCGTCTTCGGGAATAAAGTTCGACAGCACGTTCAGCAATGTCGTCTTACCGGAGCCGGTACCACCAGCAACCACAATGTTCAAGCGCGAGACGACACAGGCACGGAGAAATTCTGCCATTTCAGCCGTCATCGAACCGAAGCGAATCAGGTCATCGACCTTGAGCTTGTTCTTGGAAAACTTACGAATGGTAATCGTTGAGCCATCGATAGCGCAGGGCGGGATGATCGCATTAACACGCGAGCCATCGGGCAAACGAGCATCGACCATCGGCCACTTGCGGTCGATGCGGCGACCGAGCGGCCGGATGATCCGGTCGATAATCTTCATCACATGCTCATCAGATGCAAAACGTACATCAGAGAGCTTGAGCTTGCCCTTTTGTTCAATGTAGACCTTGTATGGTCCATTGACCATCACCTCGGAAATGCTATCATCGTCGAGCAACTGCTGAAGTGGGCCGAAGCCGAACAGCTCATCGCAGACCATTGCGAAGAGCTTTTTGACATCCTGGTCGGAAAGTTGCACGTTCGCCTGTTGATAAATACGAGCGAAGCGCTCTTGGAGTAGTCGCTCCGTCTCAGGAGATCGCTTCAGCTCCGTTTGATTCCCCAACGAAGCCTGAATGCGGTCAACAATCCAGAGCGACAGTTCCAGCATCCGTTTCTGATCATTGGCCGGAGTTGCGTCCTGAACCGTTGGGCGAGCTGGTGCTGGGGCAGCAGGGGGCGTCACCGGTGGAGGCGGCGCTGGAGCCGGCACCACGGTTGCCGCTACAGGCGGGGGTGTAGCAACAGCCGGAGCAGGCTCTGGCTGTGGTTGATTACCGAGACGTTTGAGCAGCGACATAGCGATAAAACCTCCTTAGTTGTCCATCCGAACTCTCGCCGAACGTCAGTAGCACTGGCGCGTACACGAAGCACCTTATCTGGATGGATGTTTAACCAAGCTTGACGAAATAGGCTTCACATGCACGATCAATCAACTCACGAGACATTGCCGGTGGGATACCCCGATACTTGGCCTCGTCGAGTATCTGATCGCACAGATCACGCGGATGACAGGCACGTAATTCGCGCCCGACTTTCATGTAGTGCTCCTGGATCAGATAGCGTAACCCATCATCGCTATAAGGAATGCGTTTGCTCTTGCAAACAAGTTGAAAGATTGCCCGGAATTCGGTTGGTGTCGGGTTAGGTACCTCAATCTTATGGCGAATTCGCCGGAGAAAAGCGTCATCAACCAGGTCTCTCGGATTCAGGTTGGTAGAGAAGACAATCAACACATCGAACGGAACCTGAATCTTCTTGCCGGTTTGAAGCGCGAGAAAATCAACTTTCTTTTCCAGAGGAACAATCCAGCGGTTGAGAAGGTCTTGTGGACGGCATTTTTGGCGGCCAAAGTCATCGATCAAGAAGAGTCCGCCATTCGCTTTCATCTGGAATGGAGCCTCGTAGACCTTTGAAACTGGATCGAAGATCAATTCGAGTTGCTCCAGCTCAAGTTCACCACCGACCATTACCCGTGGACGTTTACACACAACCCAACGGGCATCCGGGTAGACAGTGGCAGGCATTGCGGTCATTGCTGCGCCGAATGGTCCTGGTGGAACATCCGCGTGGCCGACTTCATTGATCTGTACGACTTGATGGTTGAGCGGATCGAAGACTTTGATAATCTGACCATCAACTTCTACGGCATACGGAATGATGACCAGTCCGCCCAGCAGATTCGCGATACCTTCAGCAATGGTTGTCTTTCCATTACCGGGAGGGCCGTATAAAAAGAGTGAACGCGCTGAATTGGCCGCCGGGCCAATTTTGTCCAGCATCTTCTCGCTAACCACCAGGTGGCTGAACGCCTTGCGAATAGTGGCCTGATCGATCACTAGCTCGCCAATACTCTGCCGAAGTGTAACCTCGACATATTGCTGGAGAGGAACCGGTGCCGGGCCGGCGTATTGGTTTCGATCAATGACCTCGTGAACTTTATTCCGGCCTTTGCCGGTAATCACATATTGGAAGGAACGTTCACTAAAACCACCCTCAGCACCGATAATGTCAACGTATTCCTCAAGTTTAAGAAACTCGAGCACTTTATCAATCACGCCTAAAAACGGCAGCTTTACCGTCTCTTCGAGTTTCTGACCGGTGATTGCACCCGAAAAATAGATAACCTTCAGAATGTGGTCGGTCAAAAACCCCATCGACAGCCCGGTTTCGGCAATGTTGGTTGGTTGTGGTGGTATGTCAGGCATTCGGTTAGGCGTTGCACCAGGAGTGGTAGGAGTTGGATTTACTTCGTGTAAACGGAAGCTCATAGCCTACCCTTTCTGCCAAATGACGAGTATCGTTGGGCTGTCTGCCAGTAACGAGGCATGATGCCCGCTACAGGTAGTATAGCGATCTGGCAGGCATAGCGCAAGAGATGTTTGTGGATGGTAACTGGATAATAGCGCGAGTGAACATTAGTCTATGAGCGATCAGGCTTGAAACCTGTGTCACGATCCGCGATGTGCATGCCTGTCGTTCTCGTGACCAGAATCGTTGTAACTTGCGACCGGCGTCAGGGACGGTGGATGGGGAATATGCTACACGTGGCACCACTTGTGTACAAGTTGTCTCATTAATTACTGACAGTCTACCTGATCGTGACCAGAATATACAGCATATCCGTGACCGGCAGGGTAAACGGTATGACACGCACTTGATCGTCAGTACGGCTGCTGCGGCAGCCACGCTGCCGCACTCCACTTTATGAGATACGTCCTCATATCAAATGTTGGCCCTACTGACTCGCGGATGGCACATCTCAGCCCGAGGCTCACCTCGCACAAAAAAACACAGGGCGATATGTCTATCGCCCTGTGTTTGTGCAGACATACCAGCCTCAGACGAACATCCTACTCTTCAAGATTGTCGTCGTCGTCGCCAATGTCTTGATCGATTTCATCAAGACCGATCTCTTCCTCATCATCACTACCGACAAAGTCATCGTCGAACGTTTCTGGTTCTTCAACCAGTTCCTCTTCGTCGAGCACATCTTCGTAATCGTCGAAGCGCAACGAGGAGAGGATTGTAGCCCCCTCGCCCAGCTTGCCGGGAAATGAGACGCGACCGCGCTGACTCGGATCCTGGTACACCTCGCGTATCAAAATCCGAACGTTGCGTGAGTCTGATTGCACCACGGCTGCCAGGTAACGGTTACCACCGTTGATCAGTTCAACGAGGCGATGGCTCAGCTTCGGCTCGATGCGTCCAATCAGGTTGCCATCGAGATCAACGACATACACCATCTTGCCTTCGACCCGCAATTCGACCTTCTCACCGGTGATCAGCGCATCGACCGCAGGGCCGCGTTGCACATCAACCAACGAAGTCAGTGCAGTACGTCCGGTCTCGGTAATAAACATGCGCATATCCACTTGCTGGCGGGTTGAGCGGGTGATAGGCGCCTCGGTGATGCCACGGGCCAGCAATGCTTCAAGGCGCGCCACATTCTTGCGCGCAATTGGATTGGCTGCATTCAGACGCAACGCATTCTGGTAGGCACGGTGACTATCGGCATACTTGCCCAGCTCGAAGAGCGCTTTTCCGAGCCGATTGTAGGTCTCAACATCCTCACCTACCCGCAACAATTGTTGGTTCAAATCAGCCGCCTCTTGCCAGCGGTTAAGGGCAGCCAGTTCAATGGCTTTTTCTTGCAAGCGGCGGCGAATGCGCATCTTTTCATCTTGCTTTGACAAGGCCATTCTCCTTGGATTGAGCATTAACAGAATCATCTAATTGCGGCACTCCCTGCAACGACCATGGGCTGGTAGCGGTGATCTTCACCGGCACCAACTGACCGGTTAGATCGGCAGGGTGACTGAAGAAGACCAGGCGGTTGCCAGGGGTACGACCACGCCATTTCCCCTTGCTTTCACCCTCAACCAATACCTCTACTGTTTGGCCGAGGAAGCGAGCCATGCGTTCGGTAGCAATCTGCTCTTGCAACTGTTCGAGCCGGCGGCGGCGTTCTTCTTTCACGGCAGGTGGTACAGCGAGGGCCGGGTCTTGCTCCTGTTCGGCAGCCCGTGTACCGGGACGGGCAGAGAAGGCCGCGATATGGACTTTATCAAAACCGATTTCAGCACACAGATCCATCGTCTGACGGAAATCATCCTCGGTTTCGCCAGGATGACCAACGATAATGTCGGTCGTCAGTGAAATGTCAGGGATCGCAGCGCGAATCCTGGCAATCAGCGTCTTGTAGCGAGCAACCGTATAGCCACGACGCATCAGCTTGAGGACCCGGTCAGAACCAGCCTGTACCGGTAGATTAATCTCTGGCTGACAACGCGGCAAGCGGGCAACCGTCTCGATCAGACGGTCAGTCATCCAGGCCGGATGTGAGGTCAGGAAGCGCAGGCGCAGCAAACCCGGCGTGGGATCAACAGCCTCAAGCAAGTCAGCCAGTTCAGGGCGACCGGGCAAATCGTGCCCCCAGGAATCGACAATCTGGCCGAGGAGCGTGATTTCTTTCGCGCCACGAGCCACAATACGGCGCACCTCTTCGACAATCTCGGCGAGTGGTCGCGAGCGTTCACGACCCCGGCGCAGCGGAATCACGCAGTAGGAGCAAGTCATATTGCAACCGTACTGAATGGGGACATGCACCGATACCGGCGGATGGCTCCAGTCACGCACGGGCAATGCCGGCTCGTCGAGCGTGTAGATGGGGTTAGGCGCCAGGGCTACCACCTCATCGACAGCCGAAGGTGAAACAAAGTGATCAACCATCGGTAATTGATCGGCGAAGATGGAGCGATTATTGGGGCCAACCATACAACCCCAGAGTACAATCCGGGTATCGGGGTGCTGCCGCTTAACCCGGACCAACTCACCGAGCTTACCAAGGATACGCTCTTCGGCTGAAGCGCGCACACTGCACGAATTCAGCACAATAAAGCTGGCATCTTCAGGACGGGTTGCCGGGCTATAGCCCACACCCTGCAGCGCAGCTTCAAGCCGTTCAGAGTCTGAGATATTCATCTGACACCCAACAGTCCAGACGTAATAGCGCCGCTCGCGCGGCGTCTGATCACGATCTGGACGGGGGCGCTGGTCGAAAAAGATCACGTCCTGCATGGAACCCTTACCAAACGATGACGGGTAAGCCACACTCGACGCTTTGGCGAGCTGCCTCGCGGAGCGACTCAAGGCAGCGGAAAGCGTCCGAACGTGGTGACACACCAGCCTTGATCAATTGTGGAGCCAGCTCCGACAATTCACGCAACAACTGCACCGACGAGCCGAAGAAGGCCTGGTCTTCCTCACCATTGTCGTCTTCAAACGGCAGATAAACAGGATCGGCAAAATCGACCGGCAGATAATAGCTATTGATGCCTTGCAAGTTGATTAAATGACGATACCGGCTGGGCACCAGCTCATCCCAGACATCAGTCACAGCGCGGTCGAGATCTTCTTCAAGCACTGGGCCGTCGGCGATAATCGGTGCCAGATCGTTACCACGTTCGAGGTGGGCAGCCATGCGAGCCAACTGATAGAGTGCACCCATTGTCTCAATTGACCCTTCCCAGACCTCGACGCCGGGCTGGCTAAGCAGATCGATATCAATTCCAAGCTCGCGCAGTTGATCCTGCACGGCGGCCACACTCTCGTATTGTTCTTCGTATTCGGCGCGATCTTCATCTGGTCGCACCATAATCAGGGACGCAACTGCCAGATCGAGTTCGGCAGGAGCATGAGTTGACATACAAGTTCTCCTCACTGAGCGCAAAACGCACAATAAAGTATACCATATTTGGGCAAGGTTGTGCTTATCGGCACAGACGGGAAGAGGGCAAACTTCTTTCACAAGCCTATAGAGGTTTTCAAACATTGAGCTGGCCTGTCAACCTATCGACTTCCACGTAGTGAGGCAGGGATTCAACGTATCAGTTTCAGGCGAAAACGGGGGATTAATCTACGCCGGCAGGTAAGCCTGTGGACATCGATGAATTGAGGCAGGCTTTCAGACTATCGGTCAGGGTGGGACTGAGGGTATGAATGTCGCAGAGAAGCTATCAGTTGGGAATAAAGGATGGGAAGGGCAAACATATGTGTGGAAGCGACAAGGCTTCCACACGCTGTACCAGGTAGCACGTGTATTTGCGAACACATTGCTAAGGATTATTCAGCAGTGTGCTCTGTTCGAGATAGCTGCTAATAGCGTTCAAACACCGGTTCAATCACATCGATAGCGCGATCAAACTCCTCATCAGTTATCGCACCACCAACCTGTCGCTCTAAACCTCGACTCCGCACCACTTCCAGTAAGACATAGGATAGTTCACCAGCAATCGCTTTTACGGCTGACAGCACCGGCCGCGTTGTCACGCCGGAGCGCATGGAGGGGACATCTATAACGATAAGTGAGTCGCCCTGATCATGCCGTATCACTATCTGCTGCACATCTGGCTCATCAAGCAGCTCTTGTACGCGAGCAAGCAAGCGCCAGCCATGAACGACTTCTGTTGTAATGTCCATGGTTTCCCTCCTGCGCCGTGCTGGCGCCTTGAACAAGATACACTCCCCTACCGTACAGCATACCGCTACAGGCAGGTTTGACAAGGGAGAAGGTGATTACTTGAGGTATAGATATTTTAATCATTAATGTTTGATATTTTTATCATATCGCCGAGGACTAAAAAGAGCCGAGACGATTTACCATGGAGAGATGACAGTGTAAGGAGAGAAAGAGCACTCGTCTCTACCGGCGAGTTCCTTTCGATAGAGGATGAACAAGAGGTGAGTAGTCGCGAGTCTAACAAAAGGTTTGACACCTATGCCGGCTTCCCTGTATAATGATGTCGGATTCGTTGCCTTGTATGCAGTAAGAGCCGGCAAGTAGCATGAATATCTCATCACGCACGTGGAACGCTCTGGTCGCAGCATGTACGACCTTATTGATATTGCTTCTTGCCCTTCCCCAAATTCCGGTTACTGCTGCACCGCTTGCACAAACAATCGACTTTTCCTGGATCCCAACCTCGGTTTCAACCAGTGGACAACCCGGACAAATATCGCTTGCCGTTAATGCAACGCTGCAAAACCGCGGAGCGTCGGACAATTTTGGTATTTCCGCCAATATGCCGTCAGGCTGGTCACCGCTGACCATATCGCCCGGTCAGCCGATTAACATTCCAGCCAATTCTTCGCAAAGCTTTACCTTCTTCTTCGATATTCCGGCTACTGCTGCTCCCGGGACCTACACGATTGATATCCTTGCATTTCGCACCAGTGCACAAAACGTAACATCTCTCTTCCGCATTATTGTTCAGGTTGCGCAAGCAACGCCAACTGTAACAACTACTCCTGTTCCACCAACACCAACACCAGCGTTTATTTGCAGCGATGGCTTCGAGCCAGATAATAATCCGGCGCAGGCTAAACGTATCGATGTCCAGATTCCCCAAGAACACGTGATCTGTCCGACCGGCGATGAAGACTGGCTCTACTTCGGTGGTGTAGGTGGCAAGGTTTACACGATTGATGTACCGGTGATGCGGCCGGGTATTGACCTTTCATTAGAATTGCTCGATAGCCAGTTGAACCGGGTGGCCTTTAACGATGACTTCTACAATCGCGATCCGGCCAATCCCAACCCTGGTGATACACGACCACGGATTACGGTTCGTATTCCGGCCGATGGTACGTATTACATCAAAGTGCGTGACACTGCCGGCAGGGGTGGTACCGATTATTCATACGTGATTGTGTTGTTGGATGAGAGCAATGGCCCGACCCCGGCTACTGCTGAGTCGGTCTGTCTGGATATCTTTGAACCAGACGGCTTGCCTGAGCAGGCACGTTTGATTACGTCTAACGAAGTACAAGAAAATCGACGCCTGTGCCCAACCGGTGATGCCGATTGGGTGACGTTCTTTGCCAAGGCCGGGAAGCGTTATGTGATTTACACTGATACCCGGCGTTACCGAGGACCAAATACCGTCAATAATGACACCCAGGCTGGTGCGGATACGGTACTGGTACTGGCAGACCGTGATGGCGTTAGTATTCTTGACATCAACGATGACGTGCCGGGTGGGAATACGCTGGACTCACAGATTGAGTTTACCCCCAGCGTTGATGGTTTCTATTTTGTGCAAGTGAAAAATGTTGGTGACATCGGCAATCAGTTCATCCGGTATGATCTTGTCTTGTTACTCTGTTTGCCAGGTCAAACCGATTGCCGGCGGCCAGCGTCGCCACTACCCGGCCTGCCGGACAATCCTGTGGTGCCACCGGCGACATCAACGCCGATCAGAGCACCGGTGGTAACCGATCCAACAAATACGCCAGCGCCAACACCGACACCAACACCATAGAAGTAGCAGAAGAGCAATGCCGGTTCGGATGATCGACAGCGCCGGCTTACTGGCTGAATTGAATGAACAAATTGGCCCGCGTAGAGCAACGTCGGCGGCAGAAGCAATAGCAGCAGCCCAAATGAATGCCCGCCTGCGACAGGCGGGCTTTAGCGTTGATACGCGATCTTTACCGGCAACTGATCGTCCGGGAAGTCGGTTTGTGCCAGTAGCACTCCTTCTGGCGATAATCACAGTGTTCACCGGCTGGCAACCTCTCGTTGGATTGATCTTTGGGCCATGGTTGATGGTATTGTTGCTGGTCGATACGCTGTATGCGCAACTTCCTGTCTGGCACCGACGGCACACCAGTCAGAACATTGTAGCGGCGCGTCCAGTCACAGAGTCGCTCACCCAGACCCCTCGCCAGCCACAGCACAGATTGATCATCCTGGCTCCGCTTGATACGCCTCCAGCATGGCGTGGTATGACGGTCTTTATTGCACCGACGTATGAAGGTTTACTTGCCCGTTTGAGTGTGAGTTGTTTGCCAATTCTGGTAGCTGTTAGTACAACCATATGGCCGGAGTGGCGTTGGGTATTAATCATTGGGGGGTTAGGGGGAGTATTTGGCTTTTGGTGGGCATGCCAGCGTCAGCCACCATTGTCCCAGCCTGATGGTGGACTGGCGGCACTGGCAGCACTGGTACTGGCCGGTCAACAACTACCCGCGTTGCAGCACGTTGAGGTGTGGGCCGTCGCTGTAGGTGCGGCATACTATGATCGCAATGGGATAAAGATGTTGCTCGAACGCTATCCGTTTGATCCGGCGGACACGTCGGTCATTGGATTGGGGCCACTTGCCGGCGGTCAGCTTGCGGTGATTAGTCGGAGCGGAATCTTTCGTCAGGTCAGCGCCGATCCGCACCTTTTCCAGTTAGCAATGATCGCTGATCGTAACGACCCAGGCATTGATCTCGAACCGCGGCCGCTGGCAAGTGATGATGATCTGCTGTCACCATTTTGGAAGCGTGGATTTCGCACCCTGAGCATTCAAGCCATACCTCAGCGCGCTTCAGTCCTCGATCCATCATTAGCCGACCGGGCTGCCCGTCTCGTGGTAGCAATTGCTCAGGCCCTTGATACAGAGAATAACCATGATTTATCTGTTTTACGGACCCAATGAACTGGCGCGCAGCGAGGCGGTGGCTGAGTTGCGGGCCGGTTTGCCCGCAGAGGTCGCTGACCTCAACGTCAGTGTGCTTGATGGGCGGAAGCTCACTATCGAGCAACTGGTTGCGGCATGTGAGGCACACCCGTTTCTTGCCGAGCGGCGACTGGTGATCGTCTACGATGCGTTGAAGCATAGTAAGGCAGGGAAGGGGCGCGAAGAATTACGTAGTTATTGCGAGCGTGTGCCGGCAACCTGTGATCTGGTGTTTGTGGAGCAAGAAGAGGTTGATCGCCGACATCTGCTTTTCACATACCTCAGCAAGCATGGTGTCGTTCGTGAATTCCCGTTGCTCCAGGGAGCAGAGTTACTCCGCTGGATTGAACAGCGGGCGAAGATG
This genomic window from Chloroflexus aurantiacus J-10-fl contains:
- a CDS encoding NEW3 domain-containing protein, which gives rise to MNISSRTWNALVAACTTLLILLLALPQIPVTAAPLAQTIDFSWIPTSVSTSGQPGQISLAVNATLQNRGASDNFGISANMPSGWSPLTISPGQPINIPANSSQSFTFFFDIPATAAPGTYTIDILAFRTSAQNVTSLFRIIVQVAQATPTVTTTPVPPTPTPAFICSDGFEPDNNPAQAKRIDVQIPQEHVICPTGDEDWLYFGGVGGKVYTIDVPVMRPGIDLSLELLDSQLNRVAFNDDFYNRDPANPNPGDTRPRITVRIPADGTYYIKVRDTAGRGGTDYSYVIVLLDESNGPTPATAESVCLDIFEPDGLPEQARLITSNEVQENRRLCPTGDADWVTFFAKAGKRYVIYTDTRRYRGPNTVNNDTQAGADTVLVLADRDGVSILDINDDVPGGNTLDSQIEFTPSVDGFYFVQVKNVGDIGNQFIRYDLVLLLCLPGQTDCRRPASPLPGLPDNPVVPPATSTPIRAPVVTDPTNTPAPTPTPTP
- a CDS encoding CpaF family protein; translation: MSLLKRLGNQPQPEPAPAVATPPPVAATVVPAPAPPPPVTPPAAPAPARPTVQDATPANDQKRMLELSLWIVDRIQASLGNQTELKRSPETERLLQERFARIYQQANVQLSDQDVKKLFAMVCDELFGFGPLQQLLDDDSISEVMVNGPYKVYIEQKGKLKLSDVRFASDEHVMKIIDRIIRPLGRRIDRKWPMVDARLPDGSRVNAIIPPCAIDGSTITIRKFSKNKLKVDDLIRFGSMTAEMAEFLRACVVSRLNIVVAGGTGSGKTTLLNVLSNFIPEDERIVTIEDSAELQLAQDHVVRLEAKPPEIDGTGRVTIRDLVINSLRMRPERIVIGECRGGETLDMLQAMNTGHDGSLTTLHANTPRDAIARMETMALMAGMEMPLKVIREQIASAIDLIVQQTRLEDGSRKVAYITEVQGMEGDTVVLQDIFKLEILGKTGEGKILAELRPTGVRPKFTPRLEAHGFKLPPSIFGAQIPGQRGRF
- the miaB gene encoding tRNA (N6-isopentenyl adenosine(37)-C2)-methylthiotransferase MiaB, giving the protein MQDVIFFDQRPRPDRDQTPRERRYYVWTVGCQMNISDSERLEAALQGVGYSPATRPEDASFIVLNSCSVRASAEERILGKLGELVRVKRQHPDTRIVLWGCMVGPNNRSIFADQLPMVDHFVSPSAVDEVVALAPNPIYTLDEPALPVRDWSHPPVSVHVPIQYGCNMTCSYCVIPLRRGRERSRPLAEIVEEVRRIVARGAKEITLLGQIVDSWGHDLPGRPELADLLEAVDPTPGLLRLRFLTSHPAWMTDRLIETVARLPRCQPEINLPVQAGSDRVLKLMRRGYTVARYKTLIARIRAAIPDISLTTDIIVGHPGETEDDFRQTMDLCAEIGFDKVHIAAFSARPGTRAAEQEQDPALAVPPAVKEERRRRLEQLQEQIATERMARFLGQTVEVLVEGESKGKWRGRTPGNRLVFFSHPADLTGQLVPVKITATSPWSLQGVPQLDDSVNAQSKENGLVKAR
- a CDS encoding tetratricopeptide repeat protein gives rise to the protein MALSKQDEKMRIRRRLQEKAIELAALNRWQEAADLNQQLLRVGEDVETYNRLGKALFELGKYADSHRAYQNALRLNAANPIARKNVARLEALLARGITEAPITRSTRQQVDMRMFITETGRTALTSLVDVQRGPAVDALITGEKVELRVEGKMVYVVDLDGNLIGRIEPKLSHRLVELINGGNRYLAAVVQSDSRNVRILIREVYQDPSQRGRVSFPGKLGEGATILSSLRFDDYEDVLDEEELVEEPETFDDDFVGSDDEEEIGLDEIDQDIGDDDDNLEE
- a CDS encoding AAA family ATPase, with translation MSFRLHEVNPTPTTPGATPNRMPDIPPQPTNIAETGLSMGFLTDHILKVIYFSGAITGQKLEETVKLPFLGVIDKVLEFLKLEEYVDIIGAEGGFSERSFQYVITGKGRNKVHEVIDRNQYAGPAPVPLQQYVEVTLRQSIGELVIDQATIRKAFSHLVVSEKMLDKIGPAANSARSLFLYGPPGNGKTTIAEGIANLLGGLVIIPYAVEVDGQIIKVFDPLNHQVVQINEVGHADVPPGPFGAAMTAMPATVYPDARWVVCKRPRVMVGGELELEQLELIFDPVSKVYEAPFQMKANGGLFLIDDFGRQKCRPQDLLNRWIVPLEKKVDFLALQTGKKIQVPFDVLIVFSTNLNPRDLVDDAFLRRIRHKIEVPNPTPTEFRAIFQLVCKSKRIPYSDDGLRYLIQEHYMKVGRELRACHPRDLCDQILDEAKYRGIPPAMSRELIDRACEAYFVKLG